Sequence from the Streptosporangium brasiliense genome:
AGCGCCACCCCCGGCTGATCATCAGTGTCGACACCTGGCGGGCCGAGGTCGGCGAGGTCGTCGCCGAGGCGGGCGCCGACCTGCTCAACGACACCTGGGGCGGGGTCGACCCCGCGCTGGCGGAGGTCGCCGCCAAGCACGGCATCGGGCTGGTCTGCGCGCACGCCGGCCGCGTCGCCCCCCGCACCCGCCCGCACCGCATCGCCTACGCCGACGTGGTCGCCGACGTCATCGGCTACACCGTCGAGCTCGCCGAGCGGGCGGTCGCCGCCGGGGTCCGCAGGGAGTCGATCCTGATCGACCCGGCGCACGACTTCGGCAAGAACACCTGGCACTCCCTGGAGGTCAGCCGCCGCCTGGACGAGATGGTGGCCACCGGCTGGCCGGTGCTCGTCGCGGTCTCCAACAAGGACTTCGTCGGCGAGACCCTCGGCGGTCTCCCGGTCGACGAGCGCCACGCCGGCACCATGGCGACCCTGGCGGTCTCGGCCTGGCAGGGCGCCCGGGTCTTCCGGGTCCACGACGCGGCCTCCGCCCGCACCGCGCTGGCCACCGTCGCCGAGCTGCGGCGCTAGCCTCGGGCTGAGCGGGAGGCGGGGGCCCGCCGGCGATCCCGTCCCCGGGCGGCGCGGGCCGATGCCGTCCCCGGGCGACGCGGGCCGGCGCTGGGCCCGGCCGGGAAGAGGTCGGGCCACCCGCGGGGGGGACGGGTGGCCCGATGGCGAGACGGGACGTGTCTCGCTTTTCGCGTGGTCCTGCCGTTGCCGATCCCGGCGCCGCCGGGGCCCGTGGAGGGCGACCGGCACGCCTCCGCGAGGTGCGCGGGCGGCGATCGGACATCCCCATGGTCAACCAATGAGGATATTTACCGCAATATCCTGACTTGGGTAAATCAATTTGTTATGTACGTCGGCCGGCCCGCTCAGGCGTAGATCACCGACAGGAAGCGGATCAGGACCGCCTCGCGCCTGTCGGCCGGCAGCGCGTCCAGGACCGCGTTGACCACGGCCATCTCCGGCTGACCCGGCCCGCCGAGCTCCACCCCGACGGCCGCGGCGAGCTCGCCGAAGGCGGCGTCGTCCAGCGCGTCCAGGTCCAGCT
This genomic interval carries:
- the folP gene encoding dihydropteroate synthase, coding for MTILRLRGREFRPGEFAIMAVVNRTPDSFFDKGRTYGFEAALEAVAGAVDGGADIVDIGGVKAGPGDEVDPAEEIRRVADLVAAVRERHPRLIISVDTWRAEVGEVVAEAGADLLNDTWGGVDPALAEVAAKHGIGLVCAHAGRVAPRTRPHRIAYADVVADVIGYTVELAERAVAAGVRRESILIDPAHDFGKNTWHSLEVSRRLDEMVATGWPVLVAVSNKDFVGETLGGLPVDERHAGTMATLAVSAWQGARVFRVHDAASARTALATVAELRR